Below is a window of 'Nostoc azollae' 0708 DNA.
ATTAATAAACTGTCTTGTAAACTTTATAAAAGTAACTTCGGCAAAAATCCAATTATATTAACTGATAATACTATTATTTCTATAATAGACCTGTCAGGAAAATTAACTTGGTGTCGAAGAAATGGTAGAAGGGAATTCTGAGGGTGTAGCAAAAGGAAAAATCCACTAAATTAACTATATTCAAGAATATCCACATCGTAGAGAACAAATACTGGGAATAACTAACCATCAGTTTCAAGACTTGTGAGCCCAACCTGGAATGAATGTAGCATAAAAAACTTCAAGGTGACATAGAAAGTAAAAAGACACGTATAAATCAAACAGGAGGAGGTTAGAAAGGAGGAGGGGGAAACGGAGACTAGAGA
It encodes the following:
- a CDS encoding DNA cytosine methyltransferase; the encoded protein is MELFAGLGGFRLGLENANMRTVWANDINKLSCKLYKSNFGKNPIILTDNTIISIIDLSGKLTWCRRNGRREF